Within Antarctobacter heliothermus, the genomic segment GGCCCAGCCTGACCGATGTCTTCGGGCAGACGGACGCCATAGCGGCATTCGCCCAGCTGCAAGAGGATGTCATGAGTTGGCAAGCGGGCGAGGTGGCCTGGGACCAAGTCACATCAAGCCTGCTGCTTTTTGGCCCCCCGGGTTGTGGCAAAACCCTTCTGCCCACCGCCTTTGCCAACAGTGCCAAACTGCCGCTTATCAAGACAAGCTATGCGGAGTGTCAAAAAGCGGGACACCAAGGCGATATGCTGCGCGCCCTCGACAAGGCCGTCAGCGAGGCCATCAACAGCGCGCCTTCGGTGCTCTTTATTGATGAGATCGACGCCTTTTATGCCCGCGGCGGTGACGTCCACGCCAACGGCTACATCCTTGGCGTGGTCACCGGGCTCCTTACGCAGATCGACAGACTGAATGCTTGCGAAGGCGTCATCCTTGTCGGGGCCACAAACCACCCTGACATCGTGGATGAGGCCGTCCTGCGCGCTGGCCGCTTTGATCGTCACATTGCCATCAAGCCGCTCGACATCACCGCGATCACGACATTCTTGCAAGCCAAGCTCGGCGAGACCACCGACGCCTCTCAGCTGCGCCAGATTGCCGAGCGCATGATCGGCGCAACGGGGGCAGAGATTGATGACTTCATTCGCAAAGCCCGCACTCTGGCCCGTGAACTAAAAAGTGACCTCACCGATCAGCTCTTGCTGCGGGCCGCGAACCTCTACCTGCCGCGCCCTGACGACAGCCTTCTGCGTCGGATCGCCGTGCACGAAGCTGGACATTTGCTCGCCGGTCACCGGCTTGGCTCGCCCCCGGTCGCCCTCGCGCGGGTCACCCCACAAGGCGGCGCCGTTCTGCGCCCCCACCGGATGATGCACACCGATGTGACCCTCCATGCCGACCTCGTCATGTTTCTCGCGGGCCGTGCCGCCGAGCAAATTTTGTGCCAATCCGTCTCAGATGGTGCCGGCTCTGGCCCAGACAGCGATCTCGCCCGCGCCACTCGACTAGCTCTCCAAGCCGAGGCGCAATTTGCTTTCGGCGAGGTCACACATCTCTGGCACGATATCCATCATCCCCCGAGCCCCCATGACGTCACGCGGGATGTGGCCCGGAGAGCGACCGCCCGCCTCAAGACAGCAGAAAAGGACGCCATCGCTCTGCTCTCAGAAAACCGAGCAGCGCTGACTAAAATCGCGGACACCTTGTTTGAACAGCGCGAGATCGAAGGGCAAGCGCTGGACCAACTGTTGGAGAACGCAATGAGAGCCCCCCCTGAAACGGAGGTCGAAAACAGGGAAGCCAAAACCCCGGACAGCGACGGCTCCCCCCAATCCAGCCTGTATGGAAAGACATTCATTATCTGAAAGCCTGGTTCGTCCATTATTGATTGGTTTGTCATAATCGGGCCGCGGGACGGGTTATGAAG encodes:
- a CDS encoding AAA family ATPase, translated to MTQFSKLHGFAAAKTYLLEQALTVSDLFERMSHVDDDVPGWSERKQDTDDVPLIDPPAPDAVNGAHCMQALAILQLAKTFEDRSLPDQLRDRPPVCLTVRDHEMGEFVEIAARALYPVAFAASRSPKVWRAPEVDTGKTVIALAERHLRTLLHEGHTVLMLTSPGQLVSPQLQELVGHGPRLAPLSREMILAVLSLSHTPCSPRVTEALQATLPRSEELGRLETLKLIMAFQAETALGVAERLSRFATTAPHQTGPSLTDVFGQTDAIAAFAQLQEDVMSWQAGEVAWDQVTSSLLLFGPPGCGKTLLPTAFANSAKLPLIKTSYAECQKAGHQGDMLRALDKAVSEAINSAPSVLFIDEIDAFYARGGDVHANGYILGVVTGLLTQIDRLNACEGVILVGATNHPDIVDEAVLRAGRFDRHIAIKPLDITAITTFLQAKLGETTDASQLRQIAERMIGATGAEIDDFIRKARTLARELKSDLTDQLLLRAANLYLPRPDDSLLRRIAVHEAGHLLAGHRLGSPPVALARVTPQGGAVLRPHRMMHTDVTLHADLVMFLAGRAAEQILCQSVSDGAGSGPDSDLARATRLALQAEAQFAFGEVTHLWHDIHHPPSPHDVTRDVARRATARLKTAEKDAIALLSENRAALTKIADTLFEQREIEGQALDQLLENAMRAPPETEVENREAKTPDSDGSPQSSLYGKTFII